From Chloroflexota bacterium, the proteins below share one genomic window:
- a CDS encoding YqiJ family protein, translating into MKVWTTWYNLPFLISLGLGLVFAVLQIVGGFGDHDSDADIDSDGHDFFDGALDTLGVGKVPLMFILVSFLSLFGLIGLLLNAVAFQFDSVYPSWFFAVVLVLSLPLAFFGTSRTSRLFAKLAPENSLIVGFEQLVGRVGRVSSPTISVTYGRVEVRDPHGTVHTVFAQLATGEPLPTNTEVALVEYDQVKRCFIAKQFGR; encoded by the coding sequence ATGAAGGTATGGACAACGTGGTACAACTTACCATTTTTAATTAGTCTTGGCCTTGGCTTGGTCTTTGCAGTGTTGCAAATCGTTGGTGGCTTCGGCGACCACGATAGCGATGCTGATATCGATAGCGATGGCCACGATTTTTTTGATGGTGCTCTCGATACCCTTGGGGTTGGCAAAGTGCCCCTAATGTTTATCCTCGTTAGTTTTTTATCGCTGTTTGGGTTGATTGGACTCCTGCTGAATGCAGTAGCGTTTCAATTTGATAGCGTATACCCCAGTTGGTTTTTTGCGGTGGTGTTGGTGCTAAGTTTACCCTTGGCCTTTTTCGGAACCAGCCGTACCAGTCGCTTATTCGCTAAATTAGCTCCTGAAAATAGCCTGATCGTTGGTTTTGAGCAATTGGTTGGGCGGGTTGGGCGAGTTAGTAGCCCAACGATTAGCGTAACCTATGGCCGAGTTGAGGTGCGTGATCCCCATGGCACAGTACACACGGTATTTGCTCAATTAGCGACTGGCGAACCATTACCAACCAATACTGAAGTCGCTTTGGTTGAATACGATCAAGTTAAGCGTTGTTTTATTGCCAAACAATTTGGTCGTTAG